A DNA window from Nocardioides palaemonis contains the following coding sequences:
- a CDS encoding NAD(+) synthase, which produces MDFYSAYAQGFARVAAVTLPVHLADPAANAAAVIEQARACHDEHVAVAVFPELCLTGYSVDDLFLQDALLASVEEAIAEIVAASADLMSVLVIGAPLVQGNRVHNCAVVVHRGTILGVAPKSYLPNYREFYERRWFAPGDDRELEWITVAGHDVRFGPDLVFRCLDVPGLDLHVEVCEDMWVPVPPSAEAALAGATVLANLSGSPITVARAEDRRLLVRSASARCSAAYVYAAAGQGESTTDLSWDGQTLVYECGDLLGEGERFPDGPRRTVVDVDLDRLRQERLRQGSFDDNRRTHLERVQRFRTVEWELEPPAGDIGLLRKVDRFPFVPDDPARLELDCYEAYNIQVSGLEQRLASIGTPKAVIGVSGGLDSTHALIVACKAMDRVGRPRSDVLAFTMPGFATGEASKSYATRLSRALGVTFEELDIRPAAEQMLRDMGHPFGRGEKVYDVTFENVQAGLRYDYLFRLANQRGGIVVGTGDLSELALGWCTYGVGDQMSHYTVNAGVPKTLVQHLIRWVISHGEFEPEVGDVLGDILRQEITPELIPTEEGAKPQATEDSVGPYNLQDFTLAHLVRHGARPRRIAFLAWHAWKDLDAGEWPPGFPDDARVAYSLEDVRRWLEVFVKRFFGNQFKRSALPNGPKVSAIGTMSPRGDWRMPSDAKGTAWLAEIERDVPTS; this is translated from the coding sequence GTGGACTTCTACTCCGCCTACGCCCAGGGGTTCGCCCGGGTCGCGGCCGTGACGCTGCCGGTGCACCTCGCGGACCCGGCGGCCAACGCCGCGGCCGTCATCGAGCAGGCGCGCGCCTGCCACGACGAGCACGTGGCGGTCGCGGTCTTCCCGGAGCTCTGCCTGACCGGCTACTCGGTCGACGACCTGTTCCTGCAGGACGCGCTGCTGGCGTCGGTCGAGGAGGCGATCGCCGAGATCGTCGCGGCGAGCGCCGACCTGATGAGCGTCCTCGTGATCGGCGCGCCGCTCGTCCAGGGCAACCGGGTGCACAACTGCGCGGTCGTCGTCCACCGCGGAACGATCCTCGGCGTCGCGCCGAAGTCGTACCTCCCCAACTACCGCGAGTTCTACGAGCGCCGGTGGTTCGCGCCGGGAGACGACCGCGAGCTCGAGTGGATCACCGTCGCCGGGCACGACGTCCGCTTCGGGCCCGACCTGGTCTTCCGCTGCCTCGACGTCCCCGGGCTCGACCTGCACGTCGAGGTCTGCGAGGACATGTGGGTGCCGGTGCCGCCGAGCGCCGAGGCCGCGCTCGCCGGCGCCACGGTGCTCGCCAACCTGAGCGGCTCGCCGATCACCGTCGCGCGTGCCGAGGACCGCCGGCTGCTGGTGCGCAGCGCGAGCGCGCGGTGCTCCGCGGCGTACGTCTATGCCGCCGCGGGCCAGGGCGAGTCCACGACCGACCTGAGCTGGGACGGCCAGACGCTCGTCTACGAGTGCGGCGACCTGCTAGGCGAGGGCGAGCGGTTCCCCGACGGCCCGCGCCGCACGGTCGTCGACGTCGACCTCGACCGGCTGCGCCAGGAGCGGCTGCGGCAGGGCTCGTTCGACGACAACCGCCGCACGCACCTCGAGCGGGTCCAGCGCTTCCGCACGGTGGAGTGGGAGCTCGAGCCGCCGGCCGGCGACATCGGGCTGCTGCGCAAGGTCGACCGCTTCCCGTTCGTCCCCGACGACCCGGCGCGCCTCGAGCTCGACTGCTACGAGGCCTACAACATCCAGGTCTCGGGGCTCGAGCAGCGGCTCGCCTCGATCGGCACCCCCAAGGCCGTCATCGGCGTCAGCGGTGGCCTCGACTCCACCCACGCGCTGATCGTGGCCTGCAAGGCGATGGACCGCGTCGGGCGCCCGCGCAGCGACGTGCTGGCCTTCACGATGCCCGGCTTCGCGACCGGCGAGGCCAGCAAGTCGTACGCCACGCGGCTCTCGCGGGCTCTCGGCGTCACCTTCGAGGAGCTCGACATCCGGCCCGCCGCCGAGCAGATGCTGCGCGACATGGGCCACCCGTTCGGTCGCGGGGAGAAGGTCTACGACGTCACGTTCGAGAACGTCCAGGCCGGGCTGCGTTACGACTACCTCTTCCGCCTCGCCAACCAGCGCGGCGGGATCGTCGTCGGCACCGGCGACCTGTCCGAGCTCGCGCTCGGGTGGTGCACCTACGGCGTCGGCGACCAGATGTCGCACTACACGGTCAACGCCGGCGTGCCGAAGACGCTCGTCCAGCACCTGATCCGCTGGGTGATCTCGCACGGCGAGTTCGAGCCCGAGGTCGGCGACGTGCTCGGCGACATCCTGCGCCAGGAGATCACCCCCGAGCTGATCCCGACCGAGGAGGGCGCCAAGCCGCAGGCGACCGAGGACTCGGTCGGCCCCTACAACCTGCAGGACTTCACCCTCGCCCACCTCGTGCGTCACGGCGCCCGGCCGCGGCGGATCGCGTTCCTGGCCTGGCACGCGTGGAAGGACCTCGACGCCGGCGAGTGGCCGCCCGGCTTCCCCGACGACGCGCGCGTGGCGTACTCGCTCGAGGACGTCCGGCGCTGGCTGGAGGTGTTCGTGAAGCGGTTCTTCGGCAACCAGTTCAAGCGCTCGGCGCTGCCCAACGGCCCGAAGGTGAGCGCGATCGGCACGATGAGCCCGCGCGGCGACTGGCGGATGCCCAGCGACGCCAAGGGCACCGCCTGGCTGGCCGAGATCGAGCGGGACGTGCCGACGTCCTGA
- a CDS encoding GNAT family N-acetyltransferase, with product MPLEITVCSTDADYEAWRSVRLAVLPYERCDPAAELRRQDERATRLMLLAHEDGVVVGSGLADRSDSADIGSVAPRVLPGFRRRRIGTALLEQLARHLEAHDLVRVRATVDDDDSLAFAHCLGFEDTDHEVEQTRAVVDLPLVPEAPEGVEVVLASERPGLWEGSYERFGREATSDFALSTALDVTPERWATSWLGDPMFLAVHDGEVVGCAGLEVDTDVPDRAENALTAVRRDWRGRGLAVHLKLRTLHWADEHGIREVYTWTQDGNAAMRALNTRLGYATTRRSTMVARHLPLG from the coding sequence ATGCCCCTCGAGATCACCGTGTGCAGCACCGACGCCGACTACGAGGCGTGGCGCTCGGTACGCCTCGCCGTGCTGCCCTACGAGCGCTGCGACCCGGCCGCCGAGCTCCGGCGGCAGGACGAGCGGGCGACCCGGCTGATGCTCCTGGCGCACGAGGACGGTGTGGTCGTCGGGTCCGGGCTGGCCGACCGGTCCGACTCCGCCGACATCGGCTCGGTGGCGCCGCGGGTGCTGCCCGGCTTCCGTCGCCGTCGCATCGGCACCGCCCTGCTCGAGCAGCTCGCGCGTCACCTCGAGGCCCACGACCTGGTGCGGGTCCGCGCCACCGTGGACGACGACGACTCGCTGGCCTTCGCGCACTGCCTCGGCTTCGAGGACACCGACCACGAGGTCGAGCAGACCCGCGCCGTCGTCGACCTGCCGCTCGTGCCGGAGGCCCCGGAGGGGGTCGAGGTGGTGCTGGCGAGCGAGCGGCCGGGCCTGTGGGAGGGGTCCTACGAGCGCTTCGGCCGCGAGGCCACGAGCGACTTCGCGCTGTCGACCGCACTCGACGTCACCCCCGAGCGGTGGGCGACGTCGTGGCTCGGCGACCCGATGTTCCTCGCCGTCCACGACGGCGAGGTCGTCGGCTGCGCGGGCCTCGAGGTCGACACCGACGTGCCCGACCGCGCCGAGAACGCCCTCACCGCGGTCCGCCGCGACTGGCGCGGGCGCGGGCTGGCGGTGCACCTCAAGCTCCGCACCCTCCACTGGGCCGACGAGCACGGCATCCGCGAGGTCTACACGTGGACGCAGGACGGCAACGCCGCGATGCGCGCCCTCAACACCCGCCTCGGCTACGCCACGACCCGGCGCAGCACGATGGTGGCGCGCCACCTGCCGCTGGGCTAG
- a CDS encoding response regulator transcription factor, whose protein sequence is MAEVLIIEDDDRIRPLLVKGLRECGHTVTSAPSGMAGLQLAVDSSPDLVVLDLGLPDVDGTQVLSMLRGVSTVPVIIASARDDDPSLVGALDAGADDYVVKPFTSAQLDARVRAVLRRVEAGRQRPTTISVGGLTLDVAGRRVHLDGREVDLTPREFDLLAHLAERPGEVVTKRDLLVEVWRQPWGGSDKTVDVHLSWLRRKLGETAAEPRYLTTVRGVGVRLAAPETVTGRDG, encoded by the coding sequence GTGGCCGAGGTGCTGATCATCGAGGACGACGACCGGATCCGGCCGTTGCTGGTCAAGGGGCTGCGCGAGTGCGGGCACACCGTCACCTCGGCGCCGAGCGGGATGGCCGGCCTGCAGCTGGCCGTCGACTCCTCCCCCGACCTCGTCGTGCTCGACCTCGGGCTGCCCGACGTCGACGGCACCCAGGTGCTGTCGATGCTGCGCGGGGTCAGCACCGTGCCGGTGATCATCGCGAGCGCGCGCGACGACGACCCCTCGCTGGTCGGCGCGCTCGACGCCGGCGCCGACGACTACGTCGTCAAGCCCTTCACCTCCGCCCAGCTCGACGCGCGGGTGCGCGCGGTGCTGCGGCGGGTCGAGGCCGGGCGGCAGCGTCCCACGACGATCTCCGTCGGCGGGCTGACGCTCGACGTGGCGGGACGACGGGTCCACCTCGACGGCCGCGAGGTCGACCTCACCCCGCGCGAGTTCGACCTGCTCGCCCACCTCGCCGAGCGGCCCGGCGAGGTCGTCACCAAGCGCGACCTGCTGGTCGAGGTCTGGCGCCAGCCGTGGGGCGGGTCCGACAAGACGGTCGACGTGCACCTGTCGTGGCTGCGCCGCAAGCTCGGCGAGACCGCGGCCGAGCCGCGCTACCTGACGACGGTGCGCGGCGTCGGCGTACGCCTCGCGGCGCCGGAGACCGTCACCGGCCGGGACGGCTGA
- a CDS encoding type 1 glutamine amidotransferase: MSPRVLVVEHQASCPPHLVGRWLEDAGCVLEVCRPYAGDPLPPPTAYDAVLVLGGDMGAYDDDRAPWLPAVRERVREAVAAGTPVLGICLGHQVLAVALGGEVARNPRGQTVGLQPVGWSDATADDAWVGGRTGDEVAIHWNNDVVVAMPDGGVVLARTPGGEVQVARFADRAWGVQAHPEVDADVVAGWAADDRDDLVALGLDEAAVVAAVADAEARLEEHWRPLVERFAAIAGGNR; the protein is encoded by the coding sequence GTGAGCCCGCGCGTCCTCGTCGTCGAGCACCAGGCGTCCTGCCCGCCGCACCTCGTGGGCCGGTGGCTGGAGGACGCCGGCTGCGTCCTCGAGGTCTGCCGCCCCTACGCGGGCGACCCCCTGCCCCCGCCGACGGCGTACGACGCCGTGCTGGTGCTGGGCGGCGACATGGGCGCCTACGACGACGACCGCGCGCCGTGGCTGCCCGCGGTCCGGGAGCGCGTGCGCGAGGCGGTCGCTGCTGGCACCCCCGTGCTCGGCATCTGCCTGGGCCACCAGGTGCTGGCCGTCGCGCTCGGCGGCGAGGTCGCGCGCAACCCGCGCGGGCAGACCGTCGGGTTGCAGCCGGTGGGCTGGAGCGACGCGACCGCGGACGACGCGTGGGTCGGCGGCCGGACCGGCGACGAGGTGGCGATCCACTGGAACAACGACGTCGTGGTGGCGATGCCCGACGGCGGGGTGGTGCTGGCGCGCACGCCCGGCGGCGAGGTCCAGGTCGCCCGGTTCGCCGACCGCGCGTGGGGCGTCCAGGCCCACCCCGAGGTCGACGCCGACGTGGTCGCCGGGTGGGCGGCGGACGATCGCGACGACCTGGTCGCGCTCGGGCTCGACGAGGCCGCGGTGGTGGCCGCCGTGGCGGACGCCGAGGCGCGGCTCGAGGAGCACTGGCGACCGCTCGTCGAGCGGTTCGCCGCGATCGCGGGAGGGAACCGATGA
- a CDS encoding PQQ-dependent sugar dehydrogenase produces MRHHLRTTSLSLSVAALVAGLLTGLSPSTAGDVSVAPKTGDRASAQAPRLRVRTVVRRLDHPWDVQQAPGGRLLVSERDRARISVVRKGKRRTLADLSRLVWVSGETGLMSLAVDPARRTVWACHGSTEGGNHVQVSRWRADKKWKRLGHRRTVLTGLPSSSGRHGGCRLLLDRDSDALVVGTGDAAIGTNPRDLDSLGGKTLRVHRRTGEPMADNPYADATTARRFVWTYGHRNVQGLAQRADGSLWSVEQGSYRDDEVNLLVPGGDYGWNPVPGYDESVPMTDQSLPGEQQEARWSSGDPTLATSGGAWVSGRQWGRLDGTLAVAALKASRIVFLRFDAQGSLVSATSPKALQKYGRLRSVTSARNGDLLVTTDNGGDDRVLRVSPR; encoded by the coding sequence GTGCGCCACCACCTCCGCACCACCTCGCTGTCCCTGTCCGTCGCAGCCCTCGTCGCCGGGCTCCTGACCGGGCTGTCGCCCAGCACCGCCGGTGACGTCTCGGTGGCGCCGAAGACGGGTGACCGCGCCTCGGCGCAGGCGCCGCGCCTGCGGGTGCGCACCGTCGTACGCCGTCTCGACCACCCGTGGGACGTGCAGCAGGCGCCGGGCGGCCGGCTGCTGGTCTCCGAGCGCGACCGGGCGCGGATCAGCGTCGTCCGCAAGGGGAAGCGGCGCACGCTCGCCGACCTGTCGCGGCTGGTCTGGGTGTCCGGCGAGACCGGCCTGATGTCGCTCGCCGTCGATCCGGCGCGACGCACGGTCTGGGCCTGCCACGGCAGCACCGAGGGCGGCAACCACGTCCAGGTCAGCCGCTGGCGGGCGGACAAGAAGTGGAAGCGGCTCGGCCACCGCCGGACCGTCCTCACCGGGCTCCCCTCGTCCTCCGGCCGGCACGGCGGCTGCCGGCTGCTGCTCGACCGCGACTCCGACGCACTGGTCGTCGGCACCGGCGACGCCGCGATCGGCACCAACCCGCGCGACCTCGACTCCCTCGGCGGCAAGACGCTGCGCGTGCACCGCCGCACCGGCGAGCCGATGGCCGACAACCCGTACGCCGACGCCACCACCGCGCGGCGGTTCGTGTGGACCTACGGCCACCGCAACGTGCAGGGCCTCGCCCAGCGCGCCGACGGCTCGTTGTGGTCGGTCGAGCAGGGCAGCTACCGCGACGACGAGGTCAACCTGCTCGTGCCGGGCGGCGACTACGGCTGGAACCCGGTGCCGGGCTACGACGAGTCGGTGCCGATGACCGACCAGTCGCTCCCGGGCGAGCAGCAGGAGGCGCGCTGGTCGTCCGGCGACCCGACGCTCGCCACGTCCGGCGGCGCCTGGGTCAGCGGCCGGCAGTGGGGTCGCCTCGACGGCACCCTCGCCGTCGCCGCGCTCAAGGCCTCGCGAATCGTGTTCCTCCGCTTCGACGCGCAGGGCTCGCTCGTCTCCGCCACCAGCCCGAAGGCGCTCCAGAAGTACGGCCGGCTGCGGTCGGTGACCTCGGCCCGCAACGGCGACCTGCTCGTCACCACCGACAACGGCGGCGACGACCGGGTGCTGCGCGTCTCGCCCCGCTGA
- a CDS encoding alpha/beta hydrolase: MTTIAVPAWLPLEPELAVQESAGAVLTDVRAAATAVSDVASWAHANGAPDDFTGDAAEAAAHAATRFATDTDAVGAALERGALAIDAFLTAMRTRRSEHADLVERRGHLNDARDDLLRRIESATEDQVDALQAEAATLRGRVDTYVADLQAWRDRVDADEQAAVRALAAVDELAEGLAAAADPGRTDTDALASELRRLGTDTDAVNAWWQGLSEAERNALIISDPDLVGNTNGIPTGDRDEANTSAVQRDIEYLLGKQASGHELSASEQRWLENAQSIEKAVANASSVEYAALGVDAFVMAYQPHAFGGDGIAAVAYGNPDTADHTAVYVPGIMQDGTLIDENGNQALNLYEETLNQMAGEDPPRAGSVSTIAWIGYDSPNFNPESKMPWDLVDSAGDVSHTVTEANAQAGGVALSQFVDGLNSTHTGGDQPHLTVIGHSYGSTTSAYAAAGGMDADSLVLIGSPGASEGVHHASDLNMPEGQVFVGAADNDPVSWIGGEDGLFPGSWDDSLGLGADPAQHDFGATVFAVDNGEEFHGPGGLVETGFMENHVNYFDDKSPTHDNAALVNMANVVSGNSDAVVDTGGRTQEAHDYLYDWAGNEVQHHVVDPVVDGVTHTYEQVRDGAVQTYEQVRDGAVQTYEDVRDGVGRAVDGARDAWDSVWPDHWP, encoded by the coding sequence GTGACGACGATCGCCGTCCCCGCCTGGCTGCCCCTCGAGCCCGAGCTCGCCGTCCAGGAGTCCGCCGGCGCGGTGCTGACCGACGTGCGCGCGGCCGCGACCGCCGTCAGCGACGTCGCGTCCTGGGCGCACGCCAACGGTGCTCCCGACGACTTCACGGGCGACGCCGCGGAGGCCGCCGCCCACGCCGCCACCCGGTTCGCCACCGACACCGACGCCGTCGGCGCCGCCCTCGAGCGCGGCGCGCTGGCGATCGACGCGTTCCTCACCGCCATGCGCACGCGACGCAGCGAGCACGCCGACCTGGTGGAGCGCCGCGGACACCTCAACGACGCGCGCGACGACCTGCTGCGCCGCATCGAGTCCGCCACCGAGGACCAGGTCGACGCGCTCCAGGCGGAGGCCGCGACCCTGCGCGGACGCGTCGACACCTACGTCGCGGACCTGCAGGCCTGGCGCGACCGCGTCGACGCCGACGAGCAGGCCGCCGTCCGTGCGCTGGCCGCCGTCGACGAGCTCGCCGAGGGCTTGGCTGCGGCCGCCGACCCCGGCCGTACCGACACCGACGCCCTGGCCAGCGAGCTGCGCCGCCTCGGCACCGACACCGACGCCGTCAACGCGTGGTGGCAGGGACTCAGCGAGGCCGAGCGCAACGCGCTGATCATCAGCGACCCCGACCTCGTCGGCAACACCAACGGCATCCCGACCGGCGACCGCGACGAGGCCAACACCTCCGCCGTGCAGCGCGACATCGAGTACCTCCTCGGCAAGCAGGCGTCCGGACACGAGCTCAGCGCGTCGGAGCAGCGCTGGCTGGAGAACGCGCAGTCGATCGAGAAGGCGGTCGCCAACGCCTCCTCGGTGGAGTACGCCGCGCTCGGCGTCGACGCGTTCGTGATGGCCTACCAGCCGCACGCCTTCGGCGGCGACGGGATCGCCGCGGTCGCCTACGGCAACCCCGACACCGCCGACCACACCGCGGTCTACGTGCCGGGCATCATGCAGGACGGCACGCTGATCGACGAGAACGGCAACCAGGCGCTCAACCTCTACGAGGAGACGCTCAACCAGATGGCCGGCGAGGACCCGCCTCGCGCCGGGTCGGTGTCGACCATTGCCTGGATCGGCTACGACTCCCCCAACTTCAACCCCGAGTCGAAGATGCCGTGGGACCTGGTCGACTCCGCCGGCGACGTGTCGCACACCGTCACCGAGGCCAACGCCCAGGCCGGCGGCGTCGCGCTGTCGCAGTTCGTCGACGGCCTCAACAGCACCCACACCGGCGGCGACCAGCCCCACCTGACCGTCATCGGCCACAGCTACGGCTCGACCACGTCGGCCTACGCCGCGGCCGGCGGGATGGACGCCGACAGCCTGGTGCTGATCGGCAGCCCCGGCGCCAGCGAGGGCGTCCACCACGCGTCCGACCTCAACATGCCCGAGGGCCAGGTCTTCGTGGGCGCCGCCGACAACGACCCCGTGTCGTGGATCGGCGGCGAGGACGGCCTCTTCCCCGGGTCGTGGGACGACAGCCTCGGCCTCGGTGCCGACCCCGCCCAGCACGACTTCGGCGCCACCGTCTTCGCCGTCGACAACGGCGAGGAGTTCCACGGGCCCGGCGGGCTGGTCGAGACCGGCTTCATGGAGAACCACGTCAACTACTTCGACGACAAGAGCCCGACCCACGACAACGCGGCGCTGGTCAACATGGCCAACGTCGTCTCCGGCAACTCCGACGCGGTCGTCGACACCGGCGGCCGCACCCAGGAGGCGCACGACTACCTCTACGACTGGGCGGGCAACGAGGTGCAGCACCACGTCGTCGACCCGGTCGTCGACGGCGTCACCCACACCTACGAGCAGGTCCGCGACGGCGCCGTGCAGACCTACGAGCAGGTCCGCGACGGGGCGGTCCAGACCTACGAGGACGTCCGCGACGGCGTCGGCCGTGCGGTCGACGGGGCGCGCGACGCGTGGGACTCGGTGTGGCCGGACCACTGGCCGTGA
- a CDS encoding glutamine synthetase family protein translates to MGKQEDFVLRALEERDVRFVRLWFTDVLGFLKSVSVAPAELENAFDEGIGFDGSAIEGFARVYESDMLAHPDASTFQILPWRTGDDGWPATARMFCDIRMPDGSPSYADPRHVLKRTLSKAADQGFTFYTHPEIEFYLFKDMPGAGEEPQPVDRSGFFDHTAQSRGADFRREAITMLEAMGISVEFSHHEGGPGQQEIDLRYADALTTADNIMSFRTVIREVALGHGIWASFMPKPYTTHPGSGMHTHVSLFEGDRNAFFEAGAEYQLSKTGRQFIAGILRHASEISVVTNQWVNSYKRLLGGGEAPSGVCWGHNNRSAMVRVPMYKPNKGQSTRVELRTIDPACNPYLAFAVVLGAGMKGIEEGYELPREAEDDVWSLTERERKALGITPLPRSLWDAIGIAEDSELLAETLGEHVFDYFLRNKRAEWEEYRTQVSSFERDRMLPVL, encoded by the coding sequence ATGGGCAAGCAAGAGGACTTCGTACTCCGCGCGCTCGAGGAGCGTGACGTCCGGTTCGTCCGGCTGTGGTTCACCGACGTGCTCGGGTTCCTCAAGAGCGTGAGCGTGGCTCCCGCGGAGCTCGAGAACGCCTTCGACGAGGGCATCGGCTTCGACGGCTCGGCCATCGAGGGCTTCGCCCGCGTCTACGAGTCCGACATGCTCGCCCACCCCGACGCCTCGACGTTCCAGATCCTGCCGTGGCGCACCGGCGACGACGGCTGGCCGGCCACCGCGCGCATGTTCTGCGACATCCGGATGCCCGACGGCAGCCCGTCCTACGCCGACCCGCGCCACGTCCTCAAGCGCACGCTCAGCAAGGCGGCCGACCAGGGCTTCACCTTCTACACCCACCCCGAGATCGAGTTCTACCTGTTCAAGGACATGCCGGGCGCGGGCGAGGAGCCGCAGCCGGTCGACCGCAGCGGCTTCTTCGACCACACCGCGCAGTCGCGCGGCGCCGACTTCCGCCGCGAGGCGATCACGATGCTCGAGGCGATGGGCATCTCGGTGGAGTTCAGCCACCACGAGGGTGGCCCCGGCCAGCAGGAGATCGACCTGCGCTACGCCGACGCGCTCACCACGGCCGACAACATCATGTCCTTCCGCACCGTCATCCGCGAGGTCGCGCTCGGCCACGGCATCTGGGCCTCCTTCATGCCCAAGCCCTACACGACCCACCCGGGCTCGGGCATGCACACGCACGTCTCGCTCTTCGAGGGCGACCGCAACGCGTTCTTCGAGGCCGGCGCGGAATACCAGCTGTCGAAGACCGGGCGCCAGTTCATCGCCGGCATCCTGCGCCACGCCAGCGAGATCAGCGTGGTCACCAACCAGTGGGTCAACTCCTACAAGCGGCTGCTCGGCGGCGGCGAGGCCCCGTCGGGGGTGTGCTGGGGCCACAACAATCGCTCCGCGATGGTGCGGGTGCCGATGTACAAGCCCAACAAGGGGCAGTCGACGCGCGTCGAGCTGCGCACGATCGACCCGGCCTGCAACCCCTACCTCGCCTTCGCGGTGGTCCTCGGCGCCGGCATGAAGGGCATCGAGGAGGGCTACGAGCTGCCGCGCGAGGCCGAGGACGACGTCTGGTCGCTCACCGAGCGCGAGCGCAAGGCGCTCGGCATCACCCCGCTGCCGCGCAGCCTCTGGGACGCGATCGGCATCGCCGAGGACTCCGAGCTGCTGGCCGAGACGCTCGGCGAGCACGTCTTCGACTACTTCCTGCGCAACAAGCGCGCGGAGTGGGAGGAGTACCGCACGCAGGTCTCCTCCTTCGAGCGCGACCGCATGCTCCCGGTGCTCTGA
- a CDS encoding HAMP domain-containing sensor histidine kinase, which produces MRRSLLVTAGAAISMVLLAMLVPMAILVRSYALEDRLARAALEVQAVETVVSRYDDRGSVSVYLDRLNAGDSPTRVTVLYPSGADVGPDQGEDDRVLDARNTGRARVDDVPGGSQILVPVSRGGSSALPDQTPVIRVVVEEPGITSSVGVAWGLLALLGLTLLAGSLLVVDRLGRSFVQPIRRLAEHTQTLGTTGSLAPVPDASGPAEVRELAAAVDRLVGRIQLLLARERENVADLSHRLRTPVTALRLRVESVVDADLRERLGSDLDSLQATVDGIVREARRSEREGLDPRTDAVPVLAERVRHWAPLAEDLGRPWQTDLAASGPLLRASAADLEALVDVLLDNVFSHTPDDVPVRVTLTAGDDRVELVVEDAGPGLPTDLDVTGRGASGAGSTGLGLSIAARTAEDSGGALVTGASDMGGARVSVTVQTD; this is translated from the coding sequence GTGCGCCGCAGCCTCCTGGTCACCGCGGGCGCGGCGATCTCGATGGTCCTGCTCGCGATGCTGGTGCCGATGGCGATCCTGGTGCGCAGCTATGCCCTCGAGGACCGGCTGGCCCGCGCGGCGCTCGAGGTGCAGGCGGTCGAGACGGTCGTCTCGCGCTACGACGACCGCGGCTCGGTGAGCGTCTACCTCGACCGCCTCAACGCTGGCGACTCCCCCACCCGGGTCACCGTGCTCTACCCCTCGGGCGCCGACGTCGGACCCGACCAGGGCGAGGACGACCGGGTCCTCGACGCCCGCAACACCGGACGCGCCCGCGTCGACGACGTGCCCGGCGGCTCGCAGATCCTGGTGCCGGTCTCGCGCGGCGGGTCCTCCGCGCTGCCTGACCAGACCCCGGTGATCCGCGTGGTCGTCGAGGAGCCCGGGATCACCTCGTCGGTCGGCGTGGCGTGGGGCCTGCTCGCACTGCTCGGGCTGACCCTGCTGGCCGGGTCGCTGCTCGTCGTCGACCGGCTCGGGCGCTCGTTCGTGCAGCCCATCCGTCGCCTCGCCGAGCACACCCAGACCCTCGGCACGACCGGATCGCTCGCGCCCGTGCCCGACGCGTCCGGCCCCGCCGAGGTGCGGGAGCTGGCCGCGGCGGTCGACCGTCTGGTGGGCCGGATCCAGCTGCTGCTCGCGCGCGAGCGCGAGAACGTCGCCGACCTGTCCCACCGGCTCCGCACGCCGGTCACCGCGCTGCGGCTGCGGGTCGAGTCGGTCGTCGACGCCGACCTGCGCGAGCGGCTCGGCTCCGACCTCGACTCCCTCCAGGCCACCGTCGACGGCATCGTCCGCGAGGCCCGCCGCTCCGAGCGTGAGGGCCTCGACCCGCGCACCGACGCCGTGCCCGTCCTCGCCGAGCGCGTACGCCACTGGGCACCGCTCGCCGAGGACCTCGGCCGCCCCTGGCAGACCGACCTCGCCGCCTCCGGCCCGCTGCTGCGGGCCAGCGCCGCGGACCTCGAGGCGCTGGTCGACGTGCTGCTCGACAACGTCTTCTCGCACACCCCCGACGACGTCCCGGTCCGGGTGACGCTCACCGCGGGCGACGACCGGGTGGAGCTCGTCGTGGAGGACGCCGGCCCCGGCCTGCCCACCGACCTCGACGTCACCGGCCGCGGCGCGAGCGGCGCCGGCTCGACCGGCCTCGGGCTGTCGATCGCGGCGCGCACCGCCGAGGACTCCGGCGGCGCGCTGGTGACGGGGGCCTCGGACATGGGAGGAGCCCGGGTCTCCGTCACGGTGCAGACGGACTGA